One Opisthocomus hoazin isolate bOpiHoa1 chromosome 25, bOpiHoa1.hap1, whole genome shotgun sequence DNA window includes the following coding sequences:
- the LOC104337062 gene encoding cryptochrome-1 isoform X1 — MLHRTVHLFRKGLRLHDNPTLLAALESSEAVYPVYILDRKFMTSVMHIGALRWHFLLQSLEDLQKNLCQLGSCLLVIQGDYESVLRDRVQEWNITQVTLDAEMEPFYKEMEANIRCLGEELGFEVLSLVGHSLYDTKRILDLNGGAPPLTYKRFLHILSLLGDPEVPVRNLTAEDFQRCRAPEPGLAGHYRVPLPTELKIPPESLSPWRGGETAGLQRLQQHLTDQGWVASFTKPRTIPNSLLPSTTGLSPYFSVGCLSVRTFFYRLSNIYAQAKHHSLPPVSLQGQLLWREFFYTVATATPNFTKMAGNPICLQIGWYEDDERLHKWKTAQTGFPWIDAIMTQLRQEGWIHHLARHAVACFLTRGDLWISWEEGMKVFEELLLDADYSINAGNWMWLSASAFFHQYTRIFCPVRFGKRTDPEGQYIRKYLPVLKNFPSKYIYEPWTAPEEEQKRAGCIIGQDYPFPMVNHKEASDHNLQLMKQVREEQYRTAQLTRDDTDDPMEIKVKRDRPEESISKGKVARMTEQTEIASGITHWEPKDGKRGKPEAS; from the exons ATGCTGCATCGCACCGTTCATCTTTTCCGGAAGGGACTTCGGCTTCATGACAACCCAACGCTGCTGGCCGCGCTGGAGTCCTCGGAAGCCGTCTACCCTGTCTACATCCTGGACAGAAAGTTCATGACGTCCGTGATGCACATAGGGGCCCTGCGGTGGCATTTTCTGCTCCAGTCCCTGGAAGATCTCCAGAAGAATTTGTGTCAGCTGGGCTCTTGCTTGCTGGTTATTCAAGGAGATTACGAGTCTGTTCTTAGAGATCGCGTCCAGGAGTGGAACATCACGCAGGTGACTCTGGATGCGGAGATGGAACCATTTTACAAGGAGATGGAGGCCAACATACGATGTCTGGGAGAAGAGCTGGGGTTTGAGGTGCTTTCTCTGGTGGGCCACAGTCTTTACGATACCAAGCG gattttGGACCTGAACGGTGGGGCTCCCCCGTTAACATACAAGAGGTTCCTTCACATTCTGTCTCTGCTTGGTGACCCCGAGGTACCTGTCCGAAACCTCACAGCTGAAGACTTCCA GAGATGCAGGGCCCCCGAGCCGGGCCTGGCTGGGCATTACAGGGTGCCTCTCCCCACGGAGCTGAAGATCCCCCCGGAGAGCCTTTCCCCCTGGAGAGGAGGGGAGACTGCGGGGCTGCAGCGCCTGCAGCAGCACCTGACTGACCAG GGCTGGGTGGCAAGTTTCACTAAACCGAGAACAATCCCAAATTCGCTGCTTCCAAGCACCACAGGCCTGAGCCCGTATTTCAGCGTGGGCTGCCTGTCCGTTCGCACCTTTTTTTATAGGTTGTCAAACATTTATGCTCAG GCCAAGCATCACTCTCTGCCCCCGGTGTCGCTCCAAGGGCAGCTTCTGTGGAGGGAATTCTTCTATACGGTGGCAACAGCAACACCAAACTTCACCAAGATGGCTGGGAACCCCATCTGCCTTCAGATCGGTTGGTACGAGGATGACGAGAGGCTCCACAAGTGGAAAACG GCACAGACGGGGTTCCCATGGATCGACGCGATTATGACCCAGCTGCGCCAGGAAGGTTGGATCCATCACCTTGCTCGGCACGCTGTCGCCTGCTTCCTGACGCGGGGGGACCTTTGGATCAGCTGGGAAGAGGGCATGAAG GTGTTTGAAGAGCTGCTTTTAGATGCTGACTACAGCATCAATGCAGGCAACTGGATGTGGCTGTCGGCCAGCGCCTTCTTCCACCAGTACACACGGATCTTCTGCCCCGTCCGCTTTGGGAAGCGCACGGACCCCGAGGGGCAGTACATTCG GAAATACCTGCCTGTACTGAAGAACTTTCCCTCCAAGTACATCTACGAGCCCTGGACAGCACCTGAAGAGGAGCAGAAGCGAGCGGGGTGTATCATAG GTCAGGATTACCCCTTCCCGATGGTGAACCACAAGGAAGCCAGCGACCACAACCTGCAGCTGATGAAGCAGGTCAGGGAGGAACAGTACAGAACAGCCCAGCTCACCCGAG ATGATACTGATGACCCAATGGAAATAAAGGTAAAGCGCGACCGCCCTGAGGAAAGCATATCAAAAGGAAAAGTGGCCAGGATGACAGAACAAACGGAGATCGCATCAGGGATTACCCATTGGGAACCAAAAGATGGCAAAAGGGGAAAGCCAGAGGCCAGCTGA
- the LOC104337062 gene encoding cryptochrome-1 isoform X2, with protein sequence MLHRTVHLFRKGLRLHDNPTLLAALESSEAVYPVYILDRKFMTSVMHIGALRWHFLLQSLEDLQKNLCQLGSCLLVIQGDYESVLRDRVQEWNITQVTLDAEMEPFYKEMEANIRCLGEELGFEVLSLVGHSLYDTKRILDLNGGAPPLTYKRFLHILSLLGDPEVPVRNLTAEDFQRCRAPEPGLAGHYRVPLPTELKIPPESLSPWRGGETAGLQRLQQHLTDQGWVASFTKPRTIPNSLLPSTTGLSPYFSVGCLSVRTFFYRLSNIYAQAKHHSLPPVSLQGQLLWREFFYTVATATPNFTKMAGNPICLQIGWYEDDERLHKWKTAQTGFPWIDAIMTQLRQEGWIHHLARHAVACFLTRGDLWISWEEGMKVFEELLLDADYSINAGNWMWLSASAFFHQYTRIFCPVRFGKRTDPEGQYIRKYLPVLKNFPSKYIYEPWTAPEEEQKRAGCIIGKAASIRPGANPVKHPWSVP encoded by the exons ATGCTGCATCGCACCGTTCATCTTTTCCGGAAGGGACTTCGGCTTCATGACAACCCAACGCTGCTGGCCGCGCTGGAGTCCTCGGAAGCCGTCTACCCTGTCTACATCCTGGACAGAAAGTTCATGACGTCCGTGATGCACATAGGGGCCCTGCGGTGGCATTTTCTGCTCCAGTCCCTGGAAGATCTCCAGAAGAATTTGTGTCAGCTGGGCTCTTGCTTGCTGGTTATTCAAGGAGATTACGAGTCTGTTCTTAGAGATCGCGTCCAGGAGTGGAACATCACGCAGGTGACTCTGGATGCGGAGATGGAACCATTTTACAAGGAGATGGAGGCCAACATACGATGTCTGGGAGAAGAGCTGGGGTTTGAGGTGCTTTCTCTGGTGGGCCACAGTCTTTACGATACCAAGCG gattttGGACCTGAACGGTGGGGCTCCCCCGTTAACATACAAGAGGTTCCTTCACATTCTGTCTCTGCTTGGTGACCCCGAGGTACCTGTCCGAAACCTCACAGCTGAAGACTTCCA GAGATGCAGGGCCCCCGAGCCGGGCCTGGCTGGGCATTACAGGGTGCCTCTCCCCACGGAGCTGAAGATCCCCCCGGAGAGCCTTTCCCCCTGGAGAGGAGGGGAGACTGCGGGGCTGCAGCGCCTGCAGCAGCACCTGACTGACCAG GGCTGGGTGGCAAGTTTCACTAAACCGAGAACAATCCCAAATTCGCTGCTTCCAAGCACCACAGGCCTGAGCCCGTATTTCAGCGTGGGCTGCCTGTCCGTTCGCACCTTTTTTTATAGGTTGTCAAACATTTATGCTCAG GCCAAGCATCACTCTCTGCCCCCGGTGTCGCTCCAAGGGCAGCTTCTGTGGAGGGAATTCTTCTATACGGTGGCAACAGCAACACCAAACTTCACCAAGATGGCTGGGAACCCCATCTGCCTTCAGATCGGTTGGTACGAGGATGACGAGAGGCTCCACAAGTGGAAAACG GCACAGACGGGGTTCCCATGGATCGACGCGATTATGACCCAGCTGCGCCAGGAAGGTTGGATCCATCACCTTGCTCGGCACGCTGTCGCCTGCTTCCTGACGCGGGGGGACCTTTGGATCAGCTGGGAAGAGGGCATGAAG GTGTTTGAAGAGCTGCTTTTAGATGCTGACTACAGCATCAATGCAGGCAACTGGATGTGGCTGTCGGCCAGCGCCTTCTTCCACCAGTACACACGGATCTTCTGCCCCGTCCGCTTTGGGAAGCGCACGGACCCCGAGGGGCAGTACATTCG GAAATACCTGCCTGTACTGAAGAACTTTCCCTCCAAGTACATCTACGAGCCCTGGACAGCACCTGAAGAGGAGCAGAAGCGAGCGGGGTGTATCATAG GAAAAGCTGCAAGCATTCGCCCTGGTGCGAATCCAGTGAAGCATCCTTGGTCAGTTCCGTAA